From one Stieleria sp. JC731 genomic stretch:
- a CDS encoding NAD(P)/FAD-dependent oxidoreductase, producing MTPGKSETVIVVGGGIVGLSCAHYLTEQGYKVTIIDRKTIGSGCSHANCGYICPSHVLPLTEPGAIGIAMKSLLNPNAPFRVKPRFSPALIRWMLEFARRCRKQTMLDSAKHLHAILSSSMTEYRQLVSEGYFDGQWKNNGLLYVFRSEHALAEFQETCDLIDQHFGVSITKIDGSDLPQFDAALRSGLAGACLYEDDCSVRPDLLVSQWLANLRQRGVQIIENSEVIAFEKQSGRLKSVQTSKGTQTADHFVIATGAWSPFLSESLGCRIPIEPGKGYSVTMDRPDPCPTHPMLFPEHKVGVTPFDDGCRLGSIMEFAGYDTSISPKRIEQLKRSAEPYLRSTFDTKVSETWFGWRPMTWDSLPIIGPVPKLANAFLATGHNMLGMSLASATGRLIGELVSGSSPHIDVTGFSPGRFN from the coding sequence ATGACGCCAGGAAAATCAGAAACGGTCATCGTCGTTGGCGGAGGAATCGTCGGTCTTTCTTGCGCCCACTACCTCACGGAGCAGGGTTACAAAGTCACGATTATCGATCGAAAAACGATTGGCAGTGGCTGCTCACATGCAAACTGTGGCTACATCTGCCCAAGCCATGTTCTGCCGCTGACCGAACCGGGTGCGATCGGTATCGCGATGAAGTCGCTGCTGAATCCCAATGCGCCATTTCGTGTTAAACCGAGATTCTCACCAGCCCTTATTCGCTGGATGCTAGAGTTTGCCCGCCGTTGTCGCAAACAAACGATGTTGGACTCGGCAAAGCACCTGCATGCGATTCTGAGCTCGTCGATGACCGAGTATCGGCAACTGGTTTCCGAAGGCTACTTTGATGGCCAATGGAAGAATAACGGATTGTTGTATGTGTTTCGAAGCGAACACGCGTTGGCCGAGTTCCAAGAAACTTGCGATTTGATCGATCAACATTTTGGCGTCTCGATCACCAAAATCGACGGCAGCGATCTTCCCCAATTCGATGCAGCATTGCGTAGCGGTCTTGCGGGTGCTTGCCTCTACGAAGACGACTGCAGTGTCCGCCCTGATCTGCTCGTTTCCCAGTGGCTTGCAAACCTCCGCCAGCGTGGCGTTCAAATCATTGAAAACAGCGAAGTCATCGCGTTTGAGAAGCAGTCGGGTCGTCTGAAGTCCGTCCAAACTTCCAAAGGGACTCAAACGGCAGATCATTTTGTGATCGCGACAGGTGCCTGGAGCCCATTCCTTTCAGAATCACTCGGCTGCCGCATTCCGATCGAGCCCGGAAAAGGCTACTCCGTGACGATGGATCGCCCCGATCCATGCCCAACACACCCGATGCTATTTCCCGAACACAAAGTCGGCGTGACTCCGTTCGACGACGGTTGCCGTTTGGGTTCGATCATGGAGTTCGCAGGATACGACACCAGTATTTCACCGAAACGTATCGAACAGCTTAAACGCTCGGCGGAACCTTACCTACGATCAACATTCGACACCAAAGTCTCAGAAACTTGGTTCGGATGGCGGCCGATGACGTGGGACAGTCTGCCGATCATTGGTCCAGTGCCGAAACTGGCAAACGCTTTCCTTGCCACCGGTCACAACATGCTGGGAATGAGCTTGGCATCGGCGACAGGTCGGCTGATCGGTGAACTGGTTTCCGGCAGTTCGCCCCACATCGATGTCACGGGTTTCTCACCCGGGCGCTTCAATTGA
- a CDS encoding NAD(P)-dependent alcohol dehydrogenase, with translation MFQAYAASGPDSDFEKIEFDPGELGLDEVELSVEFCGVCHSDLSMKQNDWEMTNYPFVGGHEAVGRITKLGESVNGLEVGQRVGVGWTASSCLQCNQCQSGYQNRCADAEGTIVGRHGGFADRLRVQAAWAIPIPDGVDSVDCGPLFCGGLTVFNPFVENNILPTARVAVIGIGGLGHMALQFANAWGCEVTAFSTSPDKEEEARQMGAHHFLNSRDEEALQSVAGKFDMVLDTVNAPLNFDAYINTLRPGGTFHVVGAVPKIEATTFPLLLGQKSISASPTGGIVRAKEMLEFCARHQIKPLIETFPMSQINEAMDRLAEGKARYRIVLKSDW, from the coding sequence ATGTTTCAAGCTTATGCCGCGAGCGGTCCTGACAGCGACTTCGAGAAAATCGAATTCGATCCCGGTGAATTGGGACTCGATGAAGTCGAACTGAGTGTCGAATTCTGTGGGGTTTGCCACAGTGATTTGAGCATGAAGCAAAACGACTGGGAGATGACCAACTACCCATTCGTTGGCGGACATGAAGCCGTCGGAAGGATCACGAAACTGGGTGAAAGCGTCAACGGCCTAGAAGTCGGCCAACGCGTCGGGGTGGGTTGGACTGCGTCCTCCTGCTTGCAATGTAATCAATGCCAGAGTGGTTATCAAAACCGTTGCGCAGATGCCGAAGGCACGATTGTGGGTCGACATGGCGGTTTTGCAGACCGGCTTCGCGTCCAAGCGGCCTGGGCGATACCGATCCCCGATGGCGTTGACTCAGTGGACTGCGGACCGTTGTTCTGTGGCGGGCTGACCGTGTTCAATCCCTTTGTCGAAAATAACATCTTGCCCACAGCCCGTGTTGCGGTCATCGGCATCGGTGGACTCGGACACATGGCGTTGCAGTTTGCGAACGCCTGGGGATGCGAGGTCACAGCCTTTAGCACCTCTCCGGACAAAGAGGAAGAAGCTCGTCAAATGGGTGCCCACCACTTCCTTAATTCTCGTGACGAAGAGGCTTTACAGTCCGTCGCCGGAAAATTTGACATGGTGCTCGACACCGTCAACGCGCCGCTAAACTTTGATGCCTACATCAACACGTTGCGTCCCGGCGGAACGTTTCATGTGGTCGGTGCGGTTCCAAAAATCGAAGCCACCACGTTCCCTCTGCTACTGGGCCAAAAATCGATCAGTGCATCACCCACCGGAGGAATTGTACGTGCGAAAGAGATGCTGGAATTCTGTGCCAGGCACCAGATCAAACCATTGATCGAAACGTTTCCGATGAGCCAGATTAATGAGGCCATGGACCGATTGGCTGAAGGCAAGGCACGCTACCGCATCGTGCTCAAGTCAGATTGGTAA
- a CDS encoding TolC family protein: MKSKFTLAVTGGLVCLASGCGITRPSLKPSVLETPVAAKPTTNDNVSAKTKSPAASVQLAGFSETPSDTVLLGDLLAQHSDASADSSAVAAEPYIASEPLVASDGAATLEELLAIAFGNNPAINELAATTQKAAGYRTQVALYANPIVGYQGQQLADKGTEQHLLFIDQEIVTGGKLQLNCAVLNEALRAQLQELEAQKMRVATDIKTVYFDCMLIQQQLQLIEAFAQQLDRGVELANQRFAVGEGTRIDALQTKVQLNQLQLTSQQKAATLQARYRELAALCGTPNRSITSVSGDNLPLAPESIDWNSMATTIVASSPEYAAAHARIRQASAAVRRHEAQPIPNLLVQMGTGVDNSTGGHGMLNIQAGAPLPLFNKNQGNIAAARAEYCRAVQEAERIENAIRARLAEASGEYDRAAKAVQMYANELLPAAQQSLDLAEEAYQAGEQDFIQLLVTRRTYFDTNLAYVESRGDLAIAKAKIDGYLLSGALNAVFDGSGDDSLRGLTFSQQ, encoded by the coding sequence ATGAAATCGAAATTCACGTTGGCGGTCACAGGTGGACTGGTATGTCTAGCGAGTGGCTGTGGAATCACACGACCAAGTTTGAAGCCATCTGTCTTGGAAACGCCGGTCGCAGCAAAGCCGACGACAAACGACAACGTTTCGGCCAAGACAAAATCTCCCGCTGCGTCGGTCCAGCTGGCTGGATTCTCTGAAACCCCAAGCGACACGGTCTTGCTTGGCGACCTGTTAGCACAACACAGCGATGCATCCGCTGATAGCAGCGCTGTCGCTGCCGAGCCCTATATCGCCAGCGAGCCTCTTGTGGCGTCCGACGGTGCGGCGACCTTAGAAGAGCTGCTTGCGATCGCCTTCGGTAATAACCCAGCGATCAACGAGCTAGCCGCGACCACACAGAAGGCTGCTGGCTATCGAACACAAGTCGCCTTGTATGCCAATCCGATTGTTGGCTACCAAGGTCAACAGCTTGCAGACAAAGGCACCGAACAACACCTGCTGTTTATCGATCAGGAAATCGTGACCGGCGGTAAACTTCAGCTGAACTGTGCGGTACTCAATGAGGCCTTGCGTGCTCAGTTGCAAGAACTCGAAGCACAAAAGATGCGTGTCGCAACGGACATCAAAACCGTGTACTTCGATTGCATGTTGATTCAACAACAACTGCAATTGATCGAAGCGTTTGCTCAGCAACTCGACCGTGGCGTCGAATTGGCCAACCAACGTTTTGCCGTTGGCGAAGGCACTCGCATTGATGCGTTGCAAACCAAAGTCCAGCTCAATCAGCTGCAATTGACCAGCCAGCAAAAGGCGGCGACCCTGCAAGCACGTTATCGCGAATTGGCGGCCCTTTGCGGAACACCAAACCGTTCCATCACTTCCGTCTCGGGCGACAACCTTCCGTTGGCACCTGAGTCGATCGACTGGAACTCGATGGCGACCACCATCGTCGCCTCCAGCCCAGAATACGCGGCGGCCCATGCCCGAATTCGCCAGGCTTCTGCGGCTGTCCGACGGCACGAGGCGCAACCGATTCCTAACCTGCTGGTCCAAATGGGTACGGGGGTGGACAATAGCACTGGCGGCCATGGCATGCTGAACATCCAAGCGGGCGCGCCACTTCCGTTGTTCAATAAGAACCAAGGCAACATCGCAGCGGCTCGAGCAGAATACTGCCGGGCGGTTCAAGAGGCAGAACGGATTGAAAATGCTATCCGCGCTCGATTGGCTGAAGCCTCCGGCGAATACGACCGAGCAGCCAAGGCCGTGCAAATGTACGCGAACGAATTGCTGCCCGCTGCTCAGCAATCGCTGGACCTGGCGGAAGAAGCCTATCAGGCGGGCGAACAGGACTTCATCCAATTGCTGGTCACCCGTCGGACCTATTTCGACACCAACCTGGCATACGTCGAATCCCGTGGTGATTTAGCGATCGCCAAAGCCAAAATCGATGGCTATCTATTGTCCGGAGCCCTTAACGCGGTCTTCGATGGCAGCGGTGACGACTCGCTACGTGGTTTGACATTCAGTCAGCAGTAG
- a CDS encoding efflux RND transporter periplasmic adaptor subunit, which translates to MMTLFECLQWRSKRNPVLHLVVVLAAFISAISLPHHLRIDAWGTQLSAQEESDSEDSIAYPKSQWETAGIKLTQPTKQRFTEKIRLTGMVSLNEDRLSHVYPIVEGVVDRVSTALGDVVEKDQVLTVVHSREVGQAKLEVFQARLALEIAEAQYKVQQELSENTTKLLDALRSQKEITEIQKQSQNQNMGEYRERLLNAYADYLKAQADVSRLEGIAQSGAVSGKQLLAAQARRNADLATFQARIEQIAFELQSALLVTSQAVKSARTRVAVATTSLKILGCGEDEVQVIDPMQQGESISHYSIRAPFHGTVIAKDVTLGEQVRRDKQLLTIADLSTVWIKADVYEKDVPLLSTLAGSDLELVSEAWPDKTFHAKVFFTGEIMDETTRTIAMRAIADNEQHLLKPGMFVTIRLPTTANVESVQVPSSAVQQHENRSFVFVHKGDGKFARRDVQIGNRGRQWTVVESGLTEQEPIVSDGGFILKSKLLEGLLEEE; encoded by the coding sequence ATGATGACTCTATTTGAATGCCTTCAATGGCGATCCAAACGCAATCCCGTCCTACATCTGGTGGTGGTTCTCGCCGCGTTCATCTCCGCGATTAGCCTTCCCCACCACCTTCGAATCGATGCCTGGGGCACCCAATTATCCGCCCAAGAAGAATCCGATTCGGAAGACTCCATTGCCTACCCGAAATCCCAATGGGAGACCGCCGGAATCAAGCTGACTCAGCCCACCAAGCAACGCTTTACGGAAAAGATTCGGCTGACTGGAATGGTGTCTCTTAATGAAGACCGCCTGTCTCACGTCTACCCGATTGTCGAAGGAGTGGTTGACCGTGTCTCTACAGCACTCGGCGACGTAGTCGAAAAAGACCAAGTACTAACCGTTGTACACAGCCGCGAAGTCGGCCAAGCGAAGTTGGAAGTTTTCCAGGCGCGTTTGGCTTTGGAAATCGCAGAGGCCCAATACAAAGTCCAACAAGAACTTTCCGAAAACACAACGAAACTACTCGACGCACTGCGTAGCCAAAAGGAAATCACCGAGATCCAAAAGCAGTCACAGAATCAAAACATGGGCGAGTACCGTGAGCGATTGCTTAACGCCTACGCTGACTACCTGAAAGCTCAAGCCGATGTATCGCGGCTCGAAGGCATCGCTCAGTCAGGAGCTGTCTCGGGAAAACAGTTGCTCGCGGCGCAAGCAAGAAGAAACGCTGACTTAGCCACGTTCCAGGCTCGCATCGAACAGATCGCATTCGAATTGCAATCGGCACTTCTTGTGACTTCACAAGCAGTGAAAAGCGCCAGAACACGCGTCGCGGTTGCGACCACGAGCCTGAAAATTCTGGGCTGTGGCGAAGACGAAGTGCAAGTCATCGATCCGATGCAGCAGGGCGAATCGATTTCACACTACTCGATCCGCGCACCTTTTCATGGAACCGTGATTGCAAAAGACGTCACGTTGGGCGAACAGGTTCGGCGCGACAAGCAACTGCTAACCATCGCTGACCTGTCGACCGTTTGGATCAAGGCGGACGTCTATGAAAAAGATGTCCCGCTACTATCAACGCTGGCCGGAAGCGACCTTGAATTGGTCAGCGAAGCTTGGCCTGACAAAACGTTTCACGCCAAAGTTTTCTTCACTGGCGAAATCATGGATGAAACGACTCGCACGATTGCGATGCGAGCGATCGCGGACAACGAACAACACCTGCTGAAACCTGGGATGTTTGTCACCATTCGTTTACCCACGACTGCGAACGTGGAATCGGTACAGGTTCCTTCGAGCGCAGTCCAGCAACACGAAAACCGGTCATTTGTATTCGTCCACAAAGGCGACGGAAAGTTCGCGCGTCGAGATGTGCAGATCGGAAATCGCGGACGTCAATGGACTGTGGTTGAAAGCGGACTGACAGAACAGGAGCCCATCGTCAGCGACGGCGGTTTCATCCTGAAATCAAAATTGCTCGAAGGGCTGCTGGAAGAGGAATGA